In Bryobacteraceae bacterium, the following proteins share a genomic window:
- a CDS encoding BON domain-containing protein, with product MNEKQLQSNACEGAWTSAALIAGGMAAAAGTGALLMFFFDPDRGKARRTTVRDKTTSTVRHGRKTVEGICADLSNRAYGVKSEIERRIDPAPVDDAKLTARVRAKLGRFSSHPHAVGVKTHDGEVLLTGHVLVDEVDRLLIAVRLIPGVESVENRMSMHETITSVPELGGELPKLEETVTV from the coding sequence ATGAACGAAAAACAACTCCAATCGAACGCCTGCGAAGGCGCGTGGACCAGCGCCGCGCTCATCGCCGGAGGCATGGCCGCCGCCGCGGGAACGGGCGCACTGCTGATGTTTTTCTTCGACCCGGACCGGGGCAAAGCGCGCAGGACCACCGTGCGCGATAAGACCACGAGCACCGTGCGCCACGGTCGCAAGACCGTGGAAGGAATCTGCGCCGACCTGTCGAATCGCGCCTACGGCGTCAAATCCGAAATCGAGCGCCGCATCGATCCGGCGCCGGTGGACGACGCGAAACTAACGGCGCGCGTGCGCGCGAAGCTGGGGCGATTCAGCTCGCATCCGCATGCGGTCGGCGTCAAAACGCACGACGGCGAGGTGCTGCTCACCGGACACGTACTCGTTGACGAAGTGGACCGGCTTCTGATTGCCGTCCGCCTGATCCCCGGCGTGGAGTCCGTGGAGAATCGCATGTCGATGCACGAGACGATCACCAGCGTGCCCGAACTCGGTGGCGAGCTGCCGAAACTCGAGGAGACCGTAACGGTCTAG
- a CDS encoding uroporphyrinogen-III synthase, protein MILRQSGVPFVAPSVKERAVDDHSAAFEFLERLESGDFDMVVVMTGVGLAFWRDIVAAKAPEERLGAALRKAVIVSRGTKPVPILRALKVPVGVMIPEPNTWREIVEAVAARTERRIAIQEYGRPNLELNAAFEAMGATVTPFALYRWEMPDDREPLRQAARDLASGTVDVAIFTSSIQLDHLLELAAEAHLAEAVLDSLRRRVVVASVGPVMTAALQARGIEPDIIPIQPKMGALVKATAEGAAQALAAKAKGGRPR, encoded by the coding sequence ATGATCCTACGCCAGAGCGGTGTGCCTTTCGTCGCGCCATCGGTGAAAGAGAGGGCGGTGGACGATCACTCCGCTGCCTTCGAATTCCTCGAACGGCTGGAGTCCGGCGACTTCGACATGGTGGTGGTGATGACCGGGGTGGGTCTCGCTTTCTGGCGGGATATCGTGGCGGCGAAAGCGCCTGAAGAGCGTCTGGGCGCGGCGCTTCGGAAGGCGGTGATCGTTTCGCGCGGCACCAAGCCGGTTCCGATCCTGCGGGCGCTCAAAGTGCCCGTGGGAGTGATGATTCCGGAGCCGAATACGTGGCGGGAGATCGTGGAGGCGGTTGCGGCGCGGACGGAGCGCCGAATCGCGATCCAGGAGTACGGCCGGCCGAACCTGGAGCTGAACGCCGCGTTCGAAGCCATGGGCGCGACGGTGACTCCGTTCGCGCTTTATCGTTGGGAGATGCCCGACGACCGCGAGCCGCTTCGCCAAGCCGCCCGCGATCTGGCGAGCGGCACCGTTGACGTCGCCATCTTTACTTCGTCGATCCAGCTCGACCACTTGCTCGAACTGGCCGCGGAGGCGCATCTGGCCGAGGCCGTCCTCGACTCTCTCCGCCGCCGCGTTGTGGTGGCTTCGGTGGGACCGGTGATGACCGCGGCGCTCCAGGCGCGCGGCATCGAGCCCGACATCATTCCGATCCAGCCCAAGATGGGCGCGCTTGTGAAGGCTACCGCCGAAGGCGCGGCGCAGGCGCTTGCCGCGAAGGCCAAAGGCGGCCGGCCGCGCTAG
- a CDS encoding alginate export family protein, with the protein MRIIAVLLCSTAAWAETAAAPAAAPPPSAVDRTIASVTEERFPKWLKLSGEFRTRMEGRTGFNYQSGNNDMYGLFRTRVNIELVPASWMSVYFQGQDSRVSGMDVGRPLGIFKDTADVRQAYVRFGKTNGPVKLTVGRQLLNYGAQRVLGPLDWTNNARNWDAVKLELGTANAKVDLFASTVVQTDPLRRLNQPRRGFNIHGAYGSLKKVVPAAVFEPYLLWKTGNASIWTGGFRLASLPGAKQLRGFDYQIEIARQWGTVGALTHTGTAVALVGGRTIGSHAWKPHVSAEYSYASGDKNPGDRTHRTFDHLLGTNHLFYGLVDAVGWQNMNNVRTGFDIKPHKKLQFNADYHWLWLASARDALYNVAGAATVRPRAGNTARSIGTELDFTMMYAVSKQWKAGAGVGHLFAGEFLKQNSRGSGQTFPYVFAQYSF; encoded by the coding sequence ATGCGCATCATCGCCGTCCTCCTCTGCTCCACGGCGGCGTGGGCGGAAACGGCCGCGGCTCCGGCCGCCGCGCCGCCGCCTTCCGCCGTCGATCGCACCATCGCGAGCGTCACCGAAGAGCGTTTTCCCAAATGGCTGAAGCTCTCCGGCGAGTTTCGCACGCGCATGGAAGGCCGCACCGGCTTCAACTACCAGTCCGGCAACAACGACATGTACGGATTGTTCCGGACACGCGTGAATATCGAGTTGGTTCCGGCGTCCTGGATGAGCGTTTACTTTCAGGGCCAGGATTCGCGCGTCTCCGGCATGGACGTGGGACGTCCGCTCGGCATCTTCAAAGATACGGCCGACGTGCGGCAGGCCTACGTCCGTTTCGGCAAGACGAATGGGCCGGTGAAGCTCACCGTGGGGCGCCAGTTGCTCAACTACGGCGCGCAGCGGGTGCTCGGTCCGCTCGACTGGACCAACAACGCGCGCAACTGGGACGCCGTGAAGTTGGAACTGGGCACGGCGAACGCGAAGGTCGACCTGTTCGCTTCGACGGTGGTGCAGACGGATCCGCTGCGGCGGCTCAACCAGCCGCGGCGCGGGTTTAACATCCACGGCGCGTACGGATCGTTGAAGAAGGTGGTTCCGGCCGCCGTCTTCGAGCCGTACCTGCTGTGGAAGACCGGCAACGCCTCCATCTGGACGGGCGGCTTCCGCCTCGCGTCCCTACCCGGCGCGAAGCAACTGCGCGGCTTCGACTACCAGATCGAAATCGCACGCCAATGGGGCACGGTGGGCGCGTTGACCCACACCGGTACGGCGGTGGCGCTGGTGGGCGGGCGCACGATCGGCTCCCACGCCTGGAAGCCGCACGTTTCCGCCGAGTACAGCTACGCCTCCGGCGACAAGAATCCGGGCGACCGCACGCACCGCACGTTCGATCATCTGCTTGGCACCAACCACCTTTTCTACGGGCTGGTGGACGCGGTGGGCTGGCAGAACATGAACAACGTACGCACCGGGTTCGACATCAAACCGCACAAGAAGCTGCAATTCAACGCCGACTACCATTGGCTTTGGCTTGCCAGCGCGCGCGACGCTCTCTACAACGTGGCCGGCGCAGCCACGGTCCGGCCGCGCGCCGGGAACACGGCGCGGTCTATCGGAACGGAACTCGACTTCACAATGATGTACGCCGTTTCGAAACAATGGAAAGCCGGCGCTGGGGTCGGCCATCTGTTCGCTGGCGAGTTCCTAAAGCAGAACTCGCGCGGTTCCGGACAGACGTTCCCGTACGTGTTCGCGCAATACTCGTTCTGA
- a CDS encoding MFS transporter, protein MTIRNKATKIDLFNFSTVPMRAFHMTWFAFFLCFFGWFGIAPLMPVVREELHLTKGQIGNTIIASVAITVIARLVIGWLCDRIGPRKAYTWLLLLGSLPVMGIGLSNDYTSFLIFRLAIGAIGASFVITQYHTSVMFAPNVVGTANATTAGWGNLGGGVTQMVMPLLFSAFLGLGVGNYWGWRFAMIVPGAALFLVGIAYYLMTKDTPDGDFDALRSTGQIEDKGRAASAFLEAAKDPRVWALFVLYGACFGIELTINNIAALYFTDYFGLGLKTAGLVASLFGLMNIFARTLGGVFGDKAGIKWGLKGRVYFLGLVIFCEGLALMFFSRLTLLPVAIGALILFSLFVQMSEGATFSVVPFINKRALGAVAGIVGAGGNAGAVSAGFLFKNEALTWPQALLILGVIVTLSSALSFLVRFSESDERRAEEEMRSRLQGEFAPAMGD, encoded by the coding sequence ATGACGATTCGCAACAAGGCTACCAAGATCGATCTTTTCAACTTTTCGACCGTTCCCATGCGTGCTTTCCACATGACATGGTTCGCGTTTTTCCTTTGTTTCTTCGGCTGGTTCGGCATCGCGCCGCTGATGCCGGTGGTGCGTGAAGAACTGCACCTGACCAAGGGCCAGATCGGCAACACGATTATCGCGTCGGTCGCCATCACAGTAATCGCGCGGCTGGTGATCGGCTGGCTGTGCGACCGCATCGGACCGCGCAAGGCCTACACCTGGCTGCTGCTGCTCGGGTCGCTTCCGGTGATGGGCATCGGGCTCTCGAACGACTACACGAGCTTCCTGATCTTCCGGCTCGCCATCGGCGCGATCGGCGCTTCGTTCGTAATCACGCAGTACCACACGTCGGTGATGTTCGCGCCGAACGTGGTGGGGACCGCCAACGCGACGACGGCCGGCTGGGGGAACCTCGGCGGCGGCGTGACGCAGATGGTGATGCCGTTGTTGTTCAGCGCGTTTCTCGGCCTCGGCGTGGGCAACTACTGGGGCTGGCGTTTCGCGATGATCGTTCCCGGCGCGGCGCTGTTTCTGGTAGGCATCGCCTACTACTTGATGACGAAGGACACGCCGGACGGAGACTTCGACGCGCTTCGCTCCACGGGCCAGATTGAGGACAAGGGCCGCGCGGCGAGCGCATTCCTCGAGGCAGCCAAGGATCCCCGGGTCTGGGCGCTGTTTGTGCTGTACGGCGCCTGCTTCGGCATCGAGCTGACGATCAACAACATCGCTGCGCTCTACTTCACCGACTACTTCGGGCTGGGCCTGAAGACGGCCGGCCTGGTGGCGAGCCTGTTCGGGTTGATGAACATCTTCGCCCGCACGCTGGGCGGCGTGTTCGGCGACAAGGCCGGCATCAAGTGGGGCCTGAAGGGCCGCGTCTACTTCCTGGGCCTGGTGATCTTCTGCGAAGGCCTGGCGCTGATGTTCTTCTCTCGGCTCACGCTGCTGCCGGTGGCCATCGGCGCGCTGATTCTGTTCAGCCTCTTCGTGCAGATGTCGGAGGGCGCGACGTTCTCCGTGGTGCCCTTCATCAACAAGCGGGCGCTGGGCGCCGTGGCGGGGATCGTCGGGGCGGGCGGCAACGCGGGGGCGGTTTCGGCCGGATTCCTCTTCAAGAACGAAGCGCTGACGTGGCCACAGGCGCTGCTGATTCTCGGCGTGATCGTGACGCTGAGCTCGGCGCTGAGCTTTCTGGTGCGGTTCTCGGAAAGCGACGAACGCCGCGCGGAAGAAGAAATGCGTTCGCGGCTGCAGGGCGAGTTTGCCCCGGCGATGGGAGACTGA
- the nirD gene encoding nitrite reductase small subunit NirD, with the protein MNSQTKWIRITAAADIPVREGRPLRLGNHEIAVFNLGDRFVAVDNRCPHSGGPLADGIVGGANVTCPLHNWRICLESGVVTKPCDTAAPAVRTYPVRVEDGIVLLGMDEAVAAA; encoded by the coding sequence ATGAATTCCCAGACGAAGTGGATCCGCATCACGGCCGCCGCCGACATCCCGGTGCGCGAGGGCCGGCCGCTCCGCCTGGGCAACCACGAGATCGCGGTGTTCAACCTCGGCGACCGATTCGTCGCCGTGGACAACCGGTGCCCTCACAGCGGGGGCCCGCTCGCCGACGGCATCGTCGGCGGCGCGAACGTAACTTGTCCGCTGCATAACTGGCGCATCTGCCTGGAATCCGGCGTTGTCACCAAGCCCTGTGACACGGCGGCTCCGGCGGTGCGCACGTATCCTGTCCGAGTCGAGGACGGCATTGTGCTGCTCGGCATGGACGAGGCTGTCGCGGCCGCCTGA
- the nirB gene encoding nitrite reductase large subunit NirB translates to MRLVLVGNGMAGVAAVEQVLKHRNDFEITIFGDETHVNYNRIMLSSVLAGEKSAEEIVLNDIDWYRKHGIQARLGVRVNAVDPARQVVVDEEGVETPYDKLILATGSSAFVPPIQGVEKKNIHVFRTLDDTRALLEKSRPGAKAVIIGGGLLGLEAARGLQVQGCEVTVVHLMDTLMERQLDHAGGSYLKRKMENLGVRVMLGQQTDQFLGNGRVEGLRFRSGDEIDADLVVVAAGIRPNTALGKSAGLEVNRGIVVSDYMETSDPDIFAVGECTEHRGQIFGLVAPLLEQGKVLAATLTGNKGPVFSGASPAAKLKIMGVDVFSAGSIDDRDPGVECIRYEDPSLGIYKKLLVKDNRLHGVILVGDASDDHRYIEWLRSNADLAPHRKHLLFPPPGDDAGLDAAQIPDSETVCGCMGVTKGDIIEAIHTHGINSMSALKDRTRASTGCGSCGNMCSRLLKAVAPEFEEDKHKVLCGCVPFQQEKVRDIVRSQRIKSVQDFLDVYGNGKGCEVCKPALSYIVDMVWCGDHEEDRSARFINDRVHANIQKDGTFSVVPRMRGGVTTPSELRRIADVADKYNVPMVKVTGSQRIDLLGVKKADLPKIWDDLGMASGQAYAKGVRMVKTCVGSTFCRFGTQDSITTGIELERRLENLYTPHKFKMAVVGCPRNCAEATVKDVGLVGQDGSWQVVVGGAAGKGVRKADLLVTVESTEEALAAAQVFFQYYRENANYLERTYDFVERVGIEKVRKETVYAPAEARAALLDRLQKSKDKSYDAWLERERPRPTQFVEIQPMEALTV, encoded by the coding sequence ATGAGACTTGTATTGGTAGGAAACGGAATGGCGGGAGTGGCCGCCGTGGAGCAGGTGCTGAAGCACCGCAACGATTTCGAGATCACGATTTTCGGCGACGAGACGCACGTCAACTACAACCGCATCATGCTCTCGTCGGTGCTGGCGGGGGAGAAGTCCGCCGAGGAGATCGTGCTGAACGATATCGACTGGTATCGGAAGCACGGCATTCAGGCGCGGCTGGGAGTGCGCGTGAACGCGGTGGATCCAGCGCGGCAGGTGGTGGTGGACGAAGAGGGCGTGGAGACGCCATACGACAAGCTGATCCTGGCGACGGGCAGTTCGGCGTTCGTGCCGCCGATCCAGGGCGTCGAGAAGAAGAACATCCACGTCTTCCGGACGCTTGACGACACGCGGGCTCTGCTCGAGAAGTCACGGCCCGGGGCGAAGGCGGTGATCATCGGCGGCGGACTGCTGGGGCTCGAGGCGGCGCGCGGGCTGCAGGTGCAGGGATGCGAGGTGACGGTGGTCCACCTGATGGATACCCTCATGGAGCGGCAACTCGACCACGCGGGCGGATCGTACCTGAAGCGCAAGATGGAGAACCTGGGCGTGCGGGTGATGCTCGGCCAGCAGACCGACCAGTTCCTCGGCAACGGCAGGGTCGAGGGATTGCGATTCCGGTCCGGCGACGAGATCGATGCCGATCTCGTGGTGGTGGCGGCGGGTATCCGGCCGAATACGGCGCTCGGCAAGTCGGCCGGGCTCGAGGTGAACCGGGGCATCGTCGTCAGCGACTACATGGAGACGTCGGACCCGGATATTTTCGCGGTGGGCGAGTGCACGGAGCATCGCGGCCAGATCTTCGGGCTGGTGGCGCCGCTGCTCGAACAGGGCAAGGTGCTGGCGGCGACATTGACGGGCAACAAAGGTCCGGTGTTCAGCGGCGCGTCGCCGGCGGCGAAGCTGAAGATCATGGGCGTGGACGTCTTCTCGGCGGGATCGATCGACGACCGCGACCCCGGCGTCGAGTGCATCCGCTACGAGGACCCTTCGCTCGGCATTTACAAGAAGCTGCTGGTGAAGGACAACCGGCTGCACGGAGTGATTCTTGTCGGCGACGCCTCCGACGATCACCGCTACATCGAGTGGCTGCGATCCAACGCGGACCTTGCGCCTCACCGCAAGCACCTGCTTTTTCCGCCGCCGGGCGACGACGCCGGACTCGACGCGGCGCAGATACCCGATAGCGAAACCGTGTGCGGGTGCATGGGCGTGACCAAGGGCGACATCATCGAGGCGATCCACACGCATGGGATCAATTCGATGAGCGCGCTGAAGGATCGGACGCGCGCTTCGACGGGATGCGGAAGCTGCGGCAACATGTGCTCGCGGCTGTTGAAGGCCGTGGCGCCGGAGTTCGAGGAAGACAAGCACAAGGTGCTATGCGGGTGCGTGCCGTTCCAGCAGGAGAAGGTCCGGGACATCGTAAGGTCGCAGCGAATCAAGTCTGTACAGGATTTTCTCGATGTGTACGGGAACGGCAAGGGCTGCGAGGTCTGCAAGCCGGCGTTGAGCTACATCGTGGACATGGTCTGGTGCGGAGATCACGAAGAAGACCGGTCCGCGCGGTTCATCAATGACCGTGTGCACGCGAACATTCAGAAGGACGGCACGTTTTCGGTGGTGCCCCGGATGCGGGGCGGCGTGACGACGCCGAGCGAACTGCGCCGGATCGCGGATGTGGCTGACAAGTACAACGTACCGATGGTGAAGGTTACCGGCAGCCAGCGCATCGACCTGCTCGGCGTGAAGAAGGCCGATCTTCCGAAGATCTGGGACGACCTCGGCATGGCCTCCGGCCAGGCCTACGCGAAGGGCGTCCGCATGGTGAAGACCTGCGTCGGAAGCACGTTCTGCCGCTTCGGCACGCAGGACTCGATCACCACGGGCATCGAGCTTGAGCGGCGGCTGGAGAACCTGTACACGCCGCACAAGTTCAAGATGGCGGTGGTGGGATGCCCGCGCAACTGCGCGGAGGCGACGGTGAAGGACGTCGGCCTGGTGGGGCAGGACGGAAGCTGGCAGGTCGTGGTGGGGGGCGCCGCCGGGAAGGGCGTGCGGAAGGCGGATCTGCTGGTGACAGTCGAGAGCACGGAAGAGGCGCTGGCCGCGGCGCAGGTGTTCTTCCAGTACTACCGGGAGAACGCGAACTATCTCGAGCGTACGTACGACTTCGTCGAACGCGTGGGCATCGAGAAGGTGCGGAAGGAAACCGTCTATGCGCCGGCGGAAGCGCGGGCGGCGCTGCTCGACCGTCTGCAGAAATCGAAAGACAAGTCCTACGATGCGTGGCTCGAGCGGGAGCGCCCGCGGCCGACGCAGTTCGTCGAAATCCAACCGATGGAGGCTCTCACCGTATGA